Proteins from a genomic interval of Rhizoctonia solani chromosome 12, complete sequence:
- a CDS encoding Retrotransposable element Tf2 protein, with amino-acid sequence MDSNKKPLLFINLELHNFPTEHLRTLIDSGATSNFISPLIVEKYKIPKTQLKNPRVVRMLDGTISQTGRIWHQVQLAVLANGHSHHIPFLVCPIGNTPAILGMTWPSPKSVKQVQAFLGFANYLRQFIPNFSSIARPLHNLTKKETPWLWGNLEEAAFQELKSLVTQSPVLIHSNPSLPYYLETDASGVAMGAILSQRAEDNRLHPVAYMSKSFSGAEANYDTHNKELLAIIKALEEWRIFLEATDKPIQVFTDHRNLEYWMQARTFNRRHARWRIFLSDFNFEIHYQPGKQSGKPDALSRRSDYIDSPQEPEIMLPSEVFANTSEAELEIVTEIQEKLKDDPSLEPIIQFLTEDADNAPPSI; translated from the coding sequence ATGGACTCGAATAAAAAGCCTCTCTTATTTATCAATCTTGAACTGCACAATTTCCCGACGGAACACCTCCGAACCCTCATcgattcaggagccacatcaaactttatctcccccttgattgtggaaaaatataaaatcccaaaaacccaactcaaaaatccacgagttgtgagaatgttagatggtactatatcccagactggtcgcatttggcaccaggttcaactcgcggtcttggccaatggccattcacACCAcatccctttccttgtttgccccataggcaacaccccggctatcctaggcatgacatggcccAGTCCCAAAAgtgtcaaacaggtccaggccttcctaggatttgccaactacctccgccaattcattcccaattttaGCTCCATTGCACGCCCCCTGCAtaatctcaccaaaaaggaaaccccttggttaTGGGGTAACCTGGAGGAAGCTGCTTTCCAGGAGCTAAAGTcccttgtcacccagtcaccCGTCctaatccattccaaccccagccttccctactacctagaaacagacgcatcaggggtagccatgggagctatCCTAAGCCAACGAGCAGAGGATAACCGCCTTCATccagttgcatatatgtccaagtccttttcCGGTGCTgaagccaactatgacacccacaataaggagcttctagcaatcatcaaagccctggaagaatggcgtattttcctggaagcgacagacaagccaatccaggtcttcacagaccacaggaacctggaatattggatgcaggctagGACTTTTAACCGGAGGCATGCCagatggcgcatcttcctgagtgacttcaactttgaaatccactaccAACCAGGTAAACAGTcggggaaaccagatgcattGTCCAGACGCTCAGACTATATTGATTCACCTCAGGAGCCAGAAATCATGTTACCatcagaggtctttgccaacacgtcagaagcGGAACTTGAGATTGTTACAGAAATCCAAGAGAAACTGAAGGATGATCCAtccctggaacccatcatccaattcctgacagaggatgcggacaatgcacctccaTCCATTTGA
- a CDS encoding Retrotransposable element Tf2 protein: MEPEPTLASLLEAIQTLTSQVGSLQAQVHTQGQQLSELKAICKETNDLVGDKDQGGAQAKPGPSTGPITPPTHTGGEAHTPETVRPGLKAPFRPSRGTGFDSKEEGEPRRVPKKEPMGTPKRSLSSLTPFDSGSSVKRPKMELPDPYKGDTRGRKATQWLDRMLLWVALHRDQFDEEEQMVVWILYHMTDKAANWALPIIGTIIKGKGNPPTTIPALTAKFKEAFADPDAKRAAARKIAALTQTTTTSEYVTEFRNLMAELDWNTEAYIAQFTRGLHWKVKELLSTKDNIPDDDLEAIFAASVKIDNTRRENKENRPKKLPAKSPATVATSTTTTTQRVQLSEVLNYVTPEERDRRRASGLCVKCGQKGHGIKQCPNGWKATVKEVAKPPTPKKDIVDTCVEFVSVGLDSNKKPLLFINLHVQNSQAEPIKTLIDSGATSNFISPSLVEKLKIPKTQLENPRVVRMLDGTISQTGCIWHQVHLTVSANGHNHSIPFLVCPIGNTPAILGMTWLTAEAPLINWQQGLVTFPEQIQIASEEEADSNPLADLPHKEFKVLLPHREYDILIDLVSDAKLSPGPIYGMTDAESKALKQHIDEELATGKIRPSTSSAGAPVMFVKKADGSLRLVVDYRKLNKVTHKNVYPLPRQDNLMAKLRHAKIFTKLDLRWGYNNVRIKEGDEWKTAFRTKYGLFEYLVMPFGLTNAPAAFQHFMNDLFRDLIDVTVVIYLDDILIFSEKPEEHPSHVREVLSWLLKNQLFCKLSKCHFHVTTVDYLGIVISPAGFSMDQKKIEAVTTWPTPKTVKQVQAFLGFVNYLRRFIPNFSSIARPLHNLTKKETPWSWGNLEETAFQELKTLVTRSPVLIHSNPNLPYYLETDASGVAMGAILSQQGEDNRLHPVAYMSKSFSGAEANYDTHDKELLAIIKALEEWRIFLEATEKPIQVFTDHRNLEYWMHARTFNRRHARWRIFLSDFNFEIHYRPGKQSGKPDALSRRSDYVDQPPESEVMLPAEVFANTSEEELEIVTEIRSKLREDPSLEPIIQFLTEDADNAPPSIRKAYRDYDWEEDLLWYRGKLVVPDSEALKEQLLREFHDSPLAGHPGQQRTLKLLSRNYWWPGMKSTAKEWVECCPICQANRRAHAPVIALKPLEVPPYPFHTISYDFITGFPKSQGHDAILVVIDSFSKFGHFIPTSKKVTARGLADLFITHVWKLHGLPVKTVSDRGTTFTGKFLRALYQRLGVKPAFSSAYHPESDGQTERVNQFIEFYLRSYVAADHSDWAAWLPLAEYAYNNAKHTATGKTPFELVYGRNPVMNPSNVPANVPEADNVADTLAREWKEAESALRLSKERMTRNQGTVPEYSIGEKVWLDGKNVELRTNSNKLDPKRLGPFKILEKISSHAYRLELPETLKIHDVFYVGLLSKSHESPSQPFPERPPPETIEGEEEYEVEQIIDSKRQQGKWFYLIKWKGYGPEDNSWEPKELLEHSQEEIQRFNKSRLKKACDSAKSL, translated from the exons atggaaccggagccgacccttgcctctctccttgaggctatccaaaccctcaccagccaagtcgggtccttgcaggcccaagttcacactcaaggccaacagctctcagagctcaaagccatatgcaaggagaccaacgacctcgttggagacaaggatcagggcggagcccaagccaaacctggcccatcgactgggcctatcactccccccactcatacagggggagaagctcACACTCCAgaaacggttaggcctggactcaaggcccccttccgcccttcAAGAGGCACAGGCTTtgactccaaggaagaaggggagccaagaagagtccccaaaaaggagcctatGGGAACGCCTAAACGCTCCCttagctccctcacccccttcgacTCTGGGTCCTCAGTGAAACGACCCAAAATGGAGTTACCAGACCCTTACAAGGGAGATACCAGGGGAAGGAAGGCCACACAATGGCTTGATCGGATGCTCCTTTGGGTTGCCCTCCACAGGGATCAgtttgatgaggaggaacagatggtggtatggattttataccacatgacagataaggccgccaactgggccctccccatcatcggaaccatcatcaagggcaagggtaacCCTCCAACCactatcccggccttaacggccaaattcaaggaagccttcGCCGATCCGGACGCAAAGAGGGCGgctgccaggaagattgccgcattgactcagaccacaaccacgtctgagtacgtcactgagttccgcaatctcatggcggaacttgactggaacactgaggcgtacattgcccagtttacgcgcggccttcactggaaggtgaaagaactcttgtccaccaaggacaatattccCGACGACGACctagaggccatatttgccgcctcggtcaaaattgacaacactcgtcgggaaaacaaggaaaaccgTCCTAAGAAGctccctgccaagtccccggccaccgtggccacttccaccactaccaccactcaacgggtccaACTGTCAGAAGTCCTGAATTACGTaacaccggaagaaagggatcgccgccgcgcgtctggcctctgcgtcaagtgcggtcaaaaggggcatggtatcaagcagtgccccaatggctggaaggccacagtCAAAGAGGTGGCTAAG cccccgactccGAAAAAggacattgtagatacttgCGTAGAATTTGTTTCTGTTGGACTTGACTCTAATAAAAAACCGCTATTATTTATCAATCTACACGTCCAAAATTCCCAGGCAGAACCCATTAAAACCCTTATAGACTCCGGCGCTACCTCCAACTTCATATCCCCGAGCctagtagaaaaactcaaaataccaaaaacccaactcgaaaatccacgagttgtgagaatgttagatggtacaatctcccagactggttgcatatggcaccaggttcatctcacagtttcggccaatggccacaaccactccatcccatttcttgtttgccccattggcaacaccccggcaatcctaggcatgacttggttaacggcagaagctcctctcatcaattggcaacagggactagtcacattccctgaacagatTCAGATTGCctcagaggaggaagcagactcAAACCCTTTAGCGGATCTTCCCCACA aagagttcaaggtcctcctgccacatagggagtatgacatatTGATTGACCTTGTTTCGGACGCCAAACTGTCTCCAGGACCAatatacggcatgactgacgcggaatccaaggcactgaaGCAACACATAGACgaagaattggcaacaggaaAGATCCGTCCTAGTACCTCTTCTGCCGGCgcccccgtcatgtttgtcaagaaggcGGACGGATCTCTTAGATTGGTAGTcgattacaggaagttgaacAAGGTCACCCATAAGAACGTGTATCCTTTGCCAagacaggacaacctcatggccaaactcaggcatgccaagatcttcactAAATTGGATTTACGCTGGGGCTACAATAACGTCAggatcaaagaaggagatgagtggaagacagcattcaggaccaaatacgggctatttgaatatctGGTAATGCCgtttggccttaccaatgcccccgctgccttccagcatttcatgaatgacctattcagggatctcattgacgtcacagtggttatatacttggatgatatcttGATTTTTTCGGAAAAACCTGAGGAACACCCAtcccatgtcagggaggtACTATCCTGGTTACTAAAGAAtcagctattctgtaaactatcaaagtgccacttccatgtcactacagtagattaccttggcattgttatctCCCCAGCCggtttctccatggaccagaagaagattgaagcCGTCACCACGTGGCCCACACCtaaaacggtcaaacaggtccaggccttcttgGGTTTTGTCAATTATCTCCGCCggttcattcccaattttaGCTCCATTGCGCGCCCTCTACAtaatctcaccaaaaaggaaaccccttggtcatggggtaacctagaGGAAACGGCCTTCCAGGAACTGAAAACCCTTGTCACCCGATCACCCGTCCtaatccactccaaccctaACCttccctactacctagaaacggATGCGTCAGgcgtagccatgggagctatCTTaagtcaacaaggagaggataaccgccttcacccagttgcatatatgtccaagtccttttcTGGCGcagaagccaactatgacacccacgataaggaacttttggcaatcatcaaggcactggaagaatggcgaatattcttggaagcaacggaaaaaccaatccaggtctttACAGATCacagaaacctggaatactggatgcatgCTAGGACCTTCAACAGGAGACACGCGCGCTGGCGGattttcctgagcgatttcaactTCGAGATAcactatcgcccagggaagcaatcaggaaaaccggACGCACTGTCGAGACGATCAGACTATGTTGACCAACCTCCAGAAtcagaagtcatgctaccagcagaagtctttgccaatacgtcagaagaggagctggaaattgtcacggaaataCGCTCCAAGCTAAGGGAAGATCCATCCCTTGAgcctatcatccagttcctaacTGAAGACGCGGATAATGCTCCCCCCTCCATTCGGAaggcttacagagactacgactgggaggaagatctaCTATGGTATCGAGGGAAACTtgtggtcccagactcagaggccctgaaggaacaattactcagggaattccatgactccccactAGCGGGCCATCCGGGTCAACAGAGAACCCTCAAACTCCTAAGtcgtaactactggtggccagggatgaaatcaacagccaaggaatgggtagaatgttgtcctatctgccaagccaaccgacgCGCTCATGCTCCTGTCATCGCCCttaaacccctagaagtccccccttatccgttccacaccatctcttaTGACTTCATTACAGGGTTTCCCAAGTCCCAAGGACACGACGCTATACTGGTGGTAATAGACTCCTTTTCTaaatttggccacttcatccccacttccaagaaggtcacagcaaGGGGCCTGGCAGATCTATTCATTAcccacgtctggaaactccatgggctaCCTGTCAAAACAGTCTCGGATAGAGGAACTACCTTCACggggaaattcctaagggcactttACCAGCGACTCGGAGTGAAACCAGCATTCTCCTCGGCTTATCACCCAGAGTCAGATGGGCAAACGGAAagggtcaaccagttcatcgaATTTTACCTACGCTCCTATGTAGCAGCCGATCATTCTGATTGGGCAGCTTGGTTACcattggcagaatatgcgtacaataatgccaaacacACAGCAACGGGAAAAACACCCTTTGAACTGGTCTACGGACGAAACCCAGTGATGAACCcttccaacgtcccagccaacgtaccagaggcAGACAATGTAGCAGACACACTAGcccgggaatggaaggaagcagagtCAGCCCTCAGACTAagcaaagaacggatgacCAGGAACCAAGGAACAGTACCGGAGTACTCGATAGGAGagaaagtctggctagatggaaagaACGTAGAACTCAGGACCAATTCGAACAAGTTGGACCCCAAACGTCTGGGTCCCTTCAAAAtccttgagaaaatctccagccatgcctaccgcctagaactcccagaaactctgaaaatccatgacgtcttCTATGTTGGGTTGCTATCGAAGAGCCACGAGTCACCAAGCCAACCATTTCCGGAacgacctccccctgaaacaatagaaggggaggaggagtatgaagttgagcagatcattgactcaaaGCGCCAACaaggaaagtggttctacctgataaaatggaaaggttacggtccagaagataactcctgggaacccaaggaactcctggagcatagtcaagaggagatccaacgcttcaacaagtcgcgactgaaaaaggcttgtgactccgccaagagcctttaa
- a CDS encoding Retrotransposable element Tf2 protein, which translates to MTFGLTNAPAAFQHFMNELFKDLLDVCVIIYLDDILIYSKDDASHAQHVHKVLKRLMDNQLFCKASKCTFHVTLVEYLGIIVLNKGFILDKLKIQAVQEWPVPTKVKEVQLFLGPLHNLVRKDTIWKWDTKEQEAFQGLKDTITNTLVLCHADPTQPYFLETDASGAALGSILSQQQEDGCLHPLGFLLESFKGADVLDVYKDVKEEGACGWIDQGHKGNGKLAEQNYDTHNKELLAIICSFEYWRIFLEGTAHPITVFTNHRNLEYWKESQTFNCRHARWHLLLAGYNFQIVYRPGKQSGKPDALSQQADHADIPPEPQSMLPYLVFANVALVTPEKELQQQIEASLDQDKSLEEILQFLQNKSKAPPSIKCAFKDYEMEAGLLFYQGRIVVPDVGTLRTDLLRIFHNSPLAGHPGRQRTLELVSRSYYWPGIRADTYWHVDSCEICQRIRKPKYVSIPPQPLEVPVRPWQHVSYNMIVDLPKDGSSNSILVIVNSFTKYGIFVKCSKKLKAPELAELFLENVWKRHGMPEKTISNRGRIFNNKFLQALYKRLGIDPHFSSAYHPQSNGQTERVNPSIKHFLRAYSGVNQRDWTRWLPMAEFAYNNAIHSSTGKTPFKALYGWEPTLTPSNVPTDVPEADDLAQTMEAQWKEVELALQQSKKQMLARESGNPTEFEMGEEVWLDAKNVNLKTLSPKLMEQRLGPFKVSEKISNRAYRLELPPTMQIHNVFYVGLLSKVKRDKKRAFENCPPPVTIDGEEEYKVEGITNAKERDGKWFFQVKWKGYGSKENTWEPQENLKNAKKILEKYKKDMRKKALSAAKALKRGAVL; encoded by the exons atgacctttggcctgacaaacgcccccgccgccttccagcacttcatgaatgaactGTTCAAAGACTTGCTggacgtatgcgtcatcatttaccttgatgacattctaatttactccaaggatgacgcatctcaCGCACAACATGTTCACAAGGTCCTGAAACGGTTAATGGACAACCAACTGTTTTGCAAGGCATCaaaatgtaccttccacgtTACCTTGGTAGAGTACCTGGGGATCATTGTCTTGAATAAGGGGTTCattctggataagctcaaaatccaggcagtacaagaatggccagtACCTACCAAGGTAAAggaagtccaattgttcttagg ACCATTGCACAATCTGGTTAGGAAGGATACAatctggaaatgggataccaaggaacaggaagcctttCAGGGGCTGAAGGACACCATCACCAACACTCTGGTCCTCTGTCACGCTGACCCAACTCAACcatacttcctggaaacagatgcatctggcgcagccttgggttccatactcagccaacaacaggaagatggTTGTCTACACCCTCTTGGGTTCCTgttggaatcattcaaaggggcagatgtcctagacgtctataaggacgtcaaggaggagggcgcttgcggctggat tgaccaaggccataagggcaatggcaagctag cagagcagaactatgacacccacaacaaggagcttctAGCAATCATatgctcctttgagtattggcgtatcttcttggaaggaacagcTCACCCCATCACggtcttcaccaatcaccggaacttggaatactggaaggaatcccaaaCGTTCAACTGCCgccatgccagatggcacctactactagccggttataacttccaaattgtgtacAGACccggaaaacaatcaggaaagccagatgCCTTGTCACAACAAGCGGATCATGCGGACATCCCACCAGAACCCCAGTCCATGTTACCATACCTGGTgtttgccaatgttgccTTAGTTACACCAGAGAAGGAGCTGCAACAACAAATTGAGGCATCCCTGGAtcaagacaagtccctggaggaaatcctccaattcctgcagaacaaatccaaagcacccccctccatcaaatGCGCGTTTaaggattatgaaatggaggctggcctactcttctaccaaggacggattGTGGTCCCTGATGTTGGGACATTAAGGACAGATCTACTGCGCATATTTcacaacagccccttggcaggacatccaggaagaCAGCGCACGCTagagttggtatcaaggagctactactggcctggtaTCCGTGCTGATAcatattggcatgtggattcctgtgaGATATGccaacggatcaggaaaCCTAAATACGTGTCTATCCCCCCTCAGCCCCTTGAAGTCCCTGTTAGACCCTGGCAGCACGtgtcttacaacatgatagtagacctaccAAAGGACGGGAGCAGCAACTCAATCCTAGTAATTGTCAACAGCTTCACAAAGTACGGGATATTTGtgaaatgctccaagaagctcaaggcacccGAGCTAGCGGAGCTATTCCTGGAAAACGTATGGAAGCGCCATGGCATGCCAGAAAAGACCATATCCAACAGGGGGAGgatcttcaacaacaaattcctacAAGCCCTATacaaacgccttggcattgaccctCACTTTTCCTCCGCCTATCATCCccagagcaacggacaaacagaacgcGTCAACCCGTCCAtcaaacacttcctcagggcttactcaggggttaatcaaagggactggaccagatggcttcccatggcagaatttgcatacaacaatgccatacatagcagcacaggcaagactcctttcaaggccttgtatggatgggaacccaccttaacTCCGTCAAATGTACCAACAGAcgttccagaagcagatgatcttgcccaaacaatggaggcacaatggaaggaagtagaaTTGGCACTCCAGCAATCTAAAAAACAAATGTTGGCCAGGGAAAGTGGAAACCCAACGGAATTTGAGATGGGAGAAGAAGTTTGGCTAGAtgccaagaatgtcaacctcaaaaccctgagtcccaagctaatggaacaacgcttagggccattcaaggtttctgagaaaatctccaaccgggcttaccgcctagaacttcccccaacaatgcagatccacaacgtcttctatgtagggctcctatctaaggtcaaaagggacaagaagcgcgcctttgagaattgccccccaccagtcaccatagacggagaagaagagtacaaggtggaagggattaccaatgccaaagaaagggatgggaaatggtttttccaagtcaagtggaagggatacgggTCCAAGgagaacacatgggaaccccaagaaaacttaaaaaacgccaaaaaaattttagaaaaatacaaaaaagacatgagaaagaaggccctcagcgctgccaaggcccttaagaggggggcagtgttgtag
- a CDS encoding Retrotransposable element Tf2 protein has protein sequence MERLLKEFHDSPLAGHPGQQRTLELLNRNYWWPGMKSSAKEWVECCPICQANRRAHAPVISLKPLEVPPFPFHTISYDFITGFPKSSGYNAILVVIDSFSKFGHFIPTTKKVTAKGLADLFITHVWKLHGLPVKTVSDRRTTFTGKFLRALYQRLGVNPAFSSAYHLELDGQTERVNQFIEFYLRSYVAADHSDWATWLPLAEYAYNNARHSATGKTPFELVYGRSPVMSPSNVPANVPEADHVADTLAQEWKEAESALRLTKERMAGNKGIIPEYAIGKKVWLDGKNVELRTNSNKLDPKRLGPFEVLEKISSHAYRLKLPETLKIHDVFYVGLLSKVYESPSQPFPERPPPETIEGEEEYEVEQIIDSKRQKGKWFYLIKWKGYGPEDNSWEPEELLEHSQEEIQRFNRSQLKKACDSAKSL, from the exons ATG GAACGATTGCTTAAagaattccacgactcccCCCTGGCGGGACACCCTGGGCAACAAAGAACCCTAGAGCTCCTGAaccgcaactactggtggccaggaatgaagtcatccgctaaggaatgggtagagtGCTGTCCTatctgccaagccaaccgcCGCGCGCACGCCCCCGTTATTTCCCTAAAGCCCTTAGAAGTCCCCCCGTTCCCTttccacacaatatcctatgacttcatcacgggaTTCCCCAAGTCTAGTGGGTACAATGCAATTCTAGTCGTAATCGACTCCTTCTCTAAGTTTGgtcacttcatcccaaccacaaagaaggtcacagccaagggcctagcagacctgttcatcacccatgTTTGGAAGTTACACGGACTACCGGTCAAGACAGTCTCAGACCGCAGAACAAcgttcacaggaaaattcctaagagcactgtaccaacgccttggggtCAACCCggccttctcctcagcctaccacctgGAATTggacggacaaacagaaagagtgaaccaattcattgagttctatcTTAGATCCTACGTTGCGGCAGACCATTCAGACTGGGCTACCTGGTTACCATTagcagaatatgcgtacaacaacgctaGACACTCGGCTACTGgcaaaaccccctttgaacttGTCTATGGAAGAAGTCCCGTCATGAGTCCATCCAATGTGCCGgcaaatgtcccagaagccgACCACGTAGCAGACACCCTAgctcaagaatggaaagaggcagaATCCGCTCTGAGACTTACAAAGGAAAGGATGGCAGGGAACAAGGGAATAATTCCAGAATACGcaattggcaaaaaagtatggctggatggaaaaaacgtggaactAAGAACCAACTCTAACAAATTGGACCCCAAGAGATTAGGTCCTTTTGAAGTCTTAGAGAAAATATCCAGCCACGCGTACCGCCTGAAACTTCCAGAAACCCTAAAGATCCATGacgtattctacgtaggGCTGTTATCCAAGGTTTACGAATCTCCCAGCCAACCCTTCCCGGAACGTCCCCCTCCAGAAACAattgaaggggaagaagaatatgaagtggaacagatcattgactccaaaaggcaaaaaggaaaatggttctacctgatcaaatggaaaggatacggaccagaagacaattcatgggaaccagaagaactctTGGAACACAGTCAAGAGGAAATCCAACGCTTTAACAggtcacaactgaaaaaggcttgtgactccgccaagagcctttaa